TTGCAAGCATATACGCAAACCTTCTGTTTCGCACAGACAAAGGTTCTCCGCCGAGCAATACGAGTGCAACTTTATCGTACGTACTCAAAAGCAACCTAAGCTTAGCTATAGTGTGTTCAACAAGGTGCCTGAAGTCGATAGCAAACCTTTCGTCAAACTCCCATGTCTCAGGATTATGACACCCCAAACATTTCGGGAACGCATCGCACCCCTGGAAGTAAACACTAACGGAAGGAAGGCTCGGATGGTCGCCTTGCATTACACGTAAAACACGTAGAAGCGGTTCATCAAACATCAGTGAGCTGAATAGTTCAGCAACTTGACCCTTTTGTTCCATAAAAACCCCCCAGTTTAGTACAAACATTAAACACAGTACATGAGTTCGGAAAGTAGAAATATACACCGAAGCAAGAGGCTACAAAGGTCGATAAAACACATTATATCGTAGAATTTCCATATTATTACACAATATATAGTATCACATCTGATGCCAGATTGTCAAGAAAAAAGGGTGGGAAAATTCAAAATCCCACCCAAGATATTGTATTAACATTATTTCGACAACAACAATTAGTTATCAACGGATAGAATTACAATCCCAGGTACGCCTTTTTTACCTGTTCATCCTTGAGCAGATCTTTTGCTGGGCCTTCAAGAACGATATTACCTGTTTCCAAGACGTATCCGTAGTGCGATATGTTCAGTGCACCAACAGCATTTTGTTCCACAAGTAGTATAGTCATCCCTTCTGAATTCAACTTCTTGATAATTTCAAAAACCTCTTCCACAAGTATCGGAGCAAGGCCAAGCGAAGGCTCATCCATCATGAGCACCTTTGGCCTGCTCATAAGAGCTCTAGAGATGGCCAGCATCTGCTGTTCACCACCAGAAAGTGTTCCACCGAGCTGATTTTTCCTTTCAGCAAGCCTTGGGAAAAGTGTAAAAACCCATTCCAGATCTTGTTTGATTCCATCTTTGTCTTTTCTATTGAAAGCACCCATCATGAGGTTTTCCATAACAGTCAGGTTGGGAAAGATCCTTCTTCCCTCTGGAACAAGACATACCCCCATCCTGTTTATCTGGTGTGGAGGTTGGTTTTGGACTTCTTTACCATTGAAGATGATTCTTCCCCTTCTTGATTTCACCAAACCTGCAATTGTGGAAAGCGTGGTAGTTTTCCCCGCACCGTTTGCGCCGATGAGTGTCACTATCTGTCCCTGTTCCACCTTAAAAGAAATACCTTTGATAGCGTGGATTGAACCGTAAAATACATGGAGCCCCTCAACTTCAAGCACCGGCATGTTCCCACTCCTTACCCAAGTAAGCTTCTATAACTCTCGGGTTTCTACTTATCTCCTGAGGTGTTCCTTCAGCAATGATCTTTCCAGAATCCATAACGATTATCCTTTCACACACGCCCATAACAACTTTCATATCGTGTTCAATCAGAACCACTGTCAATTTGAACTCATCCCTTATGTATCGAATAAATTCCATCAATTCTTCCGACTCTTTTGGATTCATACCAGCTGCTGGTTCATCCAAGAGCAACAATTTGGGTTCTGTAGCTAACGCCCTTGCAATTTCTAATTTCCTTTGCTGACCGTATGGAAGTGACGAGGCAATCTCGTATGCCAGATGGTCCAAGCCCACTTTTCTTAAAAGCTCCATACCTATATCGCGCATCTCGAGCTCTTTTTTTCTGTACCCTACCTTCGTCACAGCTCTCCAGAACCAAAGGTGTCCCTTGATCTTAGGATCTTTACCATGTTTTTTCAGAATCTCGTCTGCGTCCCTTGTAGAGAGCAAATGGTGCATAGCTACAAGCACATTGTCAAGAACTGTTAACGTCCCAAAGAGCCTTATGTTTTGAAACGTTCTTGCTATACCAAGATGCGTAATTTGGTGAGGTTTGTACGGTGTGATGTCTATGTCATCAAAGATTATCCTACCCTTTGTTGGGTAGTAAATCCCAGTGATAACGTTGAACGCCGTAGTCTTACCAGCACCGTTTGGACCTATGATGCCAAGGATCTCACCCTCGTAGACGACGTTGTCAAAATCGTCTACAGCCGTCAATCCACCGAACTGCATTGTAACATGGTCCATCTTTAGAATTACACGCCTGTTTTTTTCGTTGTTCAATCTCTTTTCTTGCATTAATGTATTGTTCATTTTTCACCACTCCTTCTCAAGCCGAGGCGCTTGAAGAAGTTGATTATACCTTCCCAAGTGAGTTCGCTTCTGCCAAAAATTCCCCTCTTCCATACGATCATCGTCACGACAAAGAGCACAGACAACACAAGCATCCTCATACCTTGGATAGCTGGAAAAGACCTTCCAAAAAGTGTGAACGGCTGTTCGAAAGCTCTGAGCCACTCCATCAAAAACGCAAAGATTATCGCACCAACAACTGATCCGCTTATACTTCCGAGCCCACCAAGAACAACCATGATAAGCACGTAGTAAGTGAGTATTGGACCGAATGTCGTGATTCTCGGATCAATTGTCGTAAGCCAGTGCGCATAGAGTGCACCGCTAACACCTGCAAAAAACCCGCTTATGACAAATGACAACAACGTGTGTTTAAAGACATTAATTCCCATTGCTTCAGCTGCAATTGCATTGTCTCTTATTGCCAAAAATGCCCGACCGTACGAGCTTTTCACAAGGCTCACGATGAAAAGTATCGTCACAAAGAGCCAACCCCAGCTCCACCAAATGTTTGTGTAGTTAGGTAAACCCTTTAATCCGAGTGAACCGTTTGTGATCGATTGTAAGTTGAGTGCAAGGATTCTGAGCACTTCGGAAAAGCCAAGTGAAGCGATAGCAAGGTAATCACCAGAAAGTCTTAGAACTGGAAATCCGATAATAAAAGCTCCAAAGGCAGCAACAAGCCCTCCAACAATCGTGGCTGTAAAGAAATCTGTGTGCAAATTAGCAATTAACGGGCTCGGTGGAGCTATAATGAATATCATTGCTTTTTGGTCAGGTGGAATTGTCAAAAGCGCGGAAGTATACGCACCAAGCAGTATAAAACCTGCATGACCCAGTGAGAACACACCGGTAATCCCGTTGACCAGGTTCAAGCTAACAGCCATGATTCCGTATATGGCCATCAAAGAGAGAATTTGCTTTTTATATGAATCAAAGCTCGCATCCGCAATCGCCAGCAGAATAATAACCACTATTAAGAACAGAACAGTCAAAATCAAATCTCTTTTCGTTCGGTTTCTCATCTCTCTCACCCCAACTTTAGTGCATCAAACTTTTTCCACAGCGCGTTTACCGAGAAGACCTGCTGGCCTGACAAGAAGTATCAGAATCAGAATAATGAAAGCAAAAGCATCTTTGTATTGCATAACCGTCGGGAAGAATGTGATTATCATCATCTCGATCACACCAAGCAGTATTCCACCAAGCACTGCACCACCGATAGAGCCAATCCCACCAAGAACTGCTGCAACAAAAGCCTTCAAACCGGGGACAAAGCCTGTGTAAGGATAAAAGCTCGGATACCTCAATGCCCACATAACCCCAGCAAGAGCCGCAAGAGCAGAAGATATGGCAAACGTAAAACCTATAACATTATCGACATTGACACCCATCAAAGATGTCGTAGGTATATCAACCGATATTGCGCGCATGGCCATTCCCATTTTAGTTTTATAAACTATCAGGAAAAGCACAAATAGAGCAACAGCTGTTATGCCAAGTATGATGAAGATAATCTTTGGTAGATACACGTTACCAATTACAAACGATTCAAACGCAATAGTCTTGTTCTGAAGAGCTTCCAAGAAGGCCTTGTAGTTAGGTCCAAAGAAAACAACAGCGAAGCTTTCGATAAAAAACGAAACACCTATTGCCGTTATCAGTGCTGAAATCCTTGGAGAATTTCTCAGTGGCTTATAAGCCAGTCTATCGATAAGCACACCCAAAATCGCCGTTGCTCCAAGAGAAACAGTAACAGCAAGCGGAAAACTCAGCCTTATCAGTGTTGCACCGTAGTAAGCAAAGTAAATGCCCATAACCATGATGTCACCAAAGGCGAAATTTATCAATCTCAATATACCGTAGACCATCGTGTAACCAACAGCTATGAGTGCGTACAGCCCACCGACCATAAGACCATTGAATAAGTTTTGAATGAAAATCGTTAGGTTTATAGTCAATTCAAGCACCTCCTTAAGCCAAATTAAGCCCTGCCCCACTTTAAGCGGGGCAGGGGATTTTTCTAACTACTGCAAATCTTTCGGCTCTATCCTTGTTTCGTACTTGAACTGTCCATTCTGAACCTTGACTATGATTACGTCTTTTATAGCATTTCCATTCTCATCGATTGTGATTGTTCCGCTGACTCCTTGGAACCCTTTTGTTGATCTTATGGCTGTGTTTATCTTCACAGGGTCTTTAGATTTTGCACGTTCAATTGCATCAACAATAAGCATATAGGCATCGTACCCGAGCGCTGCATTCATTGCCGGCATAGTTCCGTACTGTTTTTTGAAAGCTTCAACGAAATCTTTTGCGAGCTTCGTTGTGGCAGCTTCGGGAACATAGTGAGTTGTGAAGTAAAGCCCCTCTACAGCCTTGCCACCAATTTTTACAAGTTCCGGAGCATCCGCACCGTCACCTGCGATGAAATATCCCTTGTATCCCATAGAACGTGCCTGCTGGGCTATTAAAGCAATCTCGTTGTAGTATCCAGTCATCATGATGACATCACTTCCAAAAGCTATTGCCTGAGAAATCTGCGCGCTGAACTCCTGGTCACCTGATTTGTATTGAACTTTCAGTACTTGTCCTTTGTATTTCTTTTCAAATCTTTCTGTGAAGTAATTAGTCAAACCCACACTATAATCTTGCTCTATATCCACAAATATGGTGACCTTCTTAGCTTTTAAATTCTTTGCTGCGAACTCTGCGAGCGCAGTTCCCTGTAGCGGGTCGATAAAGCAGACCCTTGAAACAAATTTCTTGCCCTGAGTGACAAGTGGGTTAGTCGAAGTAACTGCAACTTGCGGAACTTTCCTTGCTTCCGCAATTTCGGCTGCAGCCATTGAGTTGCTACTTGCTATCTCTCCAATAACTGCAACAACCTTTTCCTTATCAATCAACCTAGCCATGGCGTTTGCCGCTTCTGTTTTTTCACTTCTTGTATCAGCGTACACAAGTGTTATCTTTTCGCCAAGAGCAGTACCTTTTTGCTTGTGTGCAAGTTCTATACCTTTTTTAGTCCAGTCTCCGAAAGCAGAAATACCGCCGGTCAGCGGTAACAATACACCAATCTTAATCTCTGCAAAGATACTGAGGGCAAGCAG
The DNA window shown above is from Fervidobacterium changbaicum and carries:
- a CDS encoding 4Fe-4S cluster-binding domain-containing protein — encoded protein: MEQKGQVAELFSSLMFDEPLLRVLRVMQGDHPSLPSVSVYFQGCDAFPKCLGCHNPETWEFDERFAIDFRHLVEHTIAKLRLLLSTYDKVALVLLGGEPLSVRNRRFAYMLAKTVKEIFQEQVVVLVYSWRSPKDLLELDIPLDYFDEYVLGRYMKKYHRDGFPASANQMYLTKEELFKILEILKNKSKVQKVDIKKGDVLCNC
- a CDS encoding ABC transporter substrate-binding protein, with protein sequence MRKLLSFIVLLLALSIFAEIKIGVLLPLTGGISAFGDWTKKGIELAHKQKGTALGEKITLVYADTRSEKTEAANAMARLIDKEKVVAVIGEIASSNSMAAAEIAEARKVPQVAVTSTNPLVTQGKKFVSRVCFIDPLQGTALAEFAAKNLKAKKVTIFVDIEQDYSVGLTNYFTERFEKKYKGQVLKVQYKSGDQEFSAQISQAIAFGSDVIMMTGYYNEIALIAQQARSMGYKGYFIAGDGADAPELVKIGGKAVEGLYFTTHYVPEAATTKLAKDFVEAFKKQYGTMPAMNAALGYDAYMLIVDAIERAKSKDPVKINTAIRSTKGFQGVSGTITIDENGNAIKDVIIVKVQNGQFKYETRIEPKDLQ
- a CDS encoding ABC transporter ATP-binding protein, which codes for MPVLEVEGLHVFYGSIHAIKGISFKVEQGQIVTLIGANGAGKTTTLSTIAGLVKSRRGRIIFNGKEVQNQPPHQINRMGVCLVPEGRRIFPNLTVMENLMMGAFNRKDKDGIKQDLEWVFTLFPRLAERKNQLGGTLSGGEQQMLAISRALMSRPKVLMMDEPSLGLAPILVEEVFEIIKKLNSEGMTILLVEQNAVGALNISHYGYVLETGNIVLEGPAKDLLKDEQVKKAYLGL
- a CDS encoding ABC transporter ATP-binding protein is translated as MNNTLMQEKRLNNEKNRRVILKMDHVTMQFGGLTAVDDFDNVVYEGEILGIIGPNGAGKTTAFNVITGIYYPTKGRIIFDDIDITPYKPHQITHLGIARTFQNIRLFGTLTVLDNVLVAMHHLLSTRDADEILKKHGKDPKIKGHLWFWRAVTKVGYRKKELEMRDIGMELLRKVGLDHLAYEIASSLPYGQQRKLEIARALATEPKLLLLDEPAAGMNPKESEELMEFIRYIRDEFKLTVVLIEHDMKVVMGVCERIIVMDSGKIIAEGTPQEISRNPRVIEAYLGKEWEHAGA
- a CDS encoding branched-chain amino acid ABC transporter permease, whose amino-acid sequence is MVGGLYALIAVGYTMVYGILRLINFAFGDIMVMGIYFAYYGATLIRLSFPLAVTVSLGATAILGVLIDRLAYKPLRNSPRISALITAIGVSFFIESFAVVFFGPNYKAFLEALQNKTIAFESFVIGNVYLPKIIFIILGITAVALFVLFLIVYKTKMGMAMRAISVDIPTTSLMGVNVDNVIGFTFAISSALAALAGVMWALRYPSFYPYTGFVPGLKAFVAAVLGGIGSIGGAVLGGILLGVIEMMIITFFPTVMQYKDAFAFIILILILLVRPAGLLGKRAVEKV
- a CDS encoding branched-chain amino acid ABC transporter permease, with amino-acid sequence MRNRTKRDLILTVLFLIVVIILLAIADASFDSYKKQILSLMAIYGIMAVSLNLVNGITGVFSLGHAGFILLGAYTSALLTIPPDQKAMIFIIAPPSPLIANLHTDFFTATIVGGLVAAFGAFIIGFPVLRLSGDYLAIASLGFSEVLRILALNLQSITNGSLGLKGLPNYTNIWWSWGWLFVTILFIVSLVKSSYGRAFLAIRDNAIAAEAMGINVFKHTLLSFVISGFFAGVSGALYAHWLTTIDPRITTFGPILTYYVLIMVVLGGLGSISGSVVGAIIFAFLMEWLRAFEQPFTLFGRSFPAIQGMRMLVLSVLFVVTMIVWKRGIFGRSELTWEGIINFFKRLGLRRSGEK